From Panicum hallii strain FIL2 chromosome 2, PHallii_v3.1, whole genome shotgun sequence, a single genomic window includes:
- the LOC112882178 gene encoding predicted GPI-anchored protein 58, translating to MASPADEALPALPPIKTAPLPPPPCTSASASPSAPAPAPAGDGAKAAAEEEEEEDREPSTPTSEESRLRPAAVCPPAPRKPPAPRMPVKRKPPLPSPARVFVAVPRDLSTVFRSLPPKKRIRVS from the coding sequence ATGGCGTCTCCCGCCGACGAGGCTCTCCCGGCGCTGCCGCCCATCAAGACGGCGCCTttgccgcccccgccgtgcaCCTCGGCCTCAGCGTCTCCGTcggccccggcgccggcgccggctggGGACGGCGCGAAGGCGGCggctgaggaggaggaggaggaggatcgtGAGCCGTCGACGCCGACGTCGGAGGAGAGCAGGCTGCGGCCGGCCGCGGTGTGCCCGCCGGCCCCGCGgaagccgccggcgccgcggatGCCGGTGAAGCGGAAGCCGCCGCTGCCCTCGCCCGCGCGGGTGTTCGTCGCCGTCCCGCGCGACCTCTCCACCGTCTTCCGGTCGCTGCCGCCCAAGAAGCGGATCCGGGTGTCGTGA